The Cottoperca gobio chromosome 8, fCotGob3.1, whole genome shotgun sequence genome contains the following window.
CCCTGGCAGAACAAATGTTTCTCCTCCAATCCTCACTGTTCAGCATGCTTTATTAAACCCACCCACAGTGAGGTTGTTCCCTCTCAGAAGACTAATATTTAAAGGCGTTACACAGATTTGGTAAAAGGTAAGACGAAAGTTGGGGAGCGACTGCAGGACGTCATTCAGGGCTGCCTCACATACCTCGACAGTTGCACCGAGTTCCAGGAGAAACCTATCTGTGCACGGGAAAAGGAGCGTAAGGTCATGCAGAAGAGATTTAGCAAGCCCCGTCGTAGCGCACCTTGTGAACCGGCTCAGTTTCTGCTGAAGAGCCTGGAGGACATCGATGCAGGTAAGGCAGGCTTCAGGTTGAACTCGTTTGTTTTAGCCTAAAAGATGCTGACTGCATGTTTGTCGTTGTAGAGTTGACATCCGGAAATGCAGAAGGTAGTCTCAAGAAGGCAGAGGAAGTCATGAAGGTAGTGCAGGGCTGGTCCGAGAAGGAGGGGCCTAATAAGAAAGAGGTTTTTGGCAGCCTGCACAGTTGTATTGGGAATGCCTTGATCGAGCTGGGAGACATGGACAACGCTTTGGCCCACCATCAAAAAGACTTGGAGTTGGCTAAACGGTGGTGAGAATTAGAATACATGACACAATAGGAGTGAATGTATTTTTACAATAATAGATGAAATGTTCAGTAATGTTTCTTATCAACAGCAAACTCCCAGAGGCAATGTCCAGGGCGCTGGACAACATCGGGCGGGTTTATGCCCAAATTGGACAATTCACACAAGCCATTGAGTTGTAAGTAAatcatgtttgttttgatggttATCTTGTATAGTCACACCTCTCTTAACATCGTTGTACATTGAGGTGGGACTAGTTGAAGATTAGTTTATtggtgatttctttttcttttctctgtacgTTTTAAATTCAGCTGGGAGAAGAAGATTCCCTTGGTCCGTGGCGGTTTGGAGAAGACCTGGCTGTTTCATGAGCTCGGTTGGTGTTACCTGGAGCTCGGTCGCTACGAAGAGGCCCGAGACTACGGCGTCCGTTCAGTCGATGCAGCCGATGAAATTGCTGATGAGAAATGGCAGATAAATGCCAATGTTTTGGTGGCGCAATCAGAATGTATTTATCGTTCTAATATTTACAAAAGCAGTTACTGTGACAGCTTGTTTGCTTGATATTCGACTTTATATTTAAGTTCTTTATTGTCACGGTGTTGTTGTCATTGTACAAACTACAGAGCGGATCTCTGATCAGTTCCCTTCTGTTTCATCCCAGTGAAACTTGGAAACTTTGAATCAGGTGTCTCCCACTTTGAGAGAGCCTTGACCCGGGCCAGACTGCAGGAGGACGACTCTGCCATGAATGTCATTCAGAAGGTTTCCTCTCTGTTGTCAGAAGCTTCTCTTCGCCCTCTTTTTTACTTCTACTTATAGAAATATTTGATTTCTGACGTTTATCATTGTGCTTGCAGGCCCTCGATGAAGCGAAGCAACACCTGCCACAGTGAGGACGTCCTCTGCAAGATCTGCGGTGCTTGAGTTTTAATTGAGAAAAGATTTACAAAAGACAACAGTCATCAAATGAAAGTTGGTTAAACAATAAGAGGCCAATAAAAGTCAACTGTCAACTGAGATATGAGAGTTTCTATGTATACAAAACCTGGTTAAAATGCACGAATGCATTTTGATGAGAACATTAGAAACACGTCTGAAAAGGTCAAAATACAAACGGTCCATTATGAAACACAAACTCAGGCACTGGATCTCTGAGGTTTTCTTTATTATGATCGTTGATCATGCTGTGAAACCAATATTTGGAGCATTGGGCTGACTGAAATATGTATATGAGGAAGTGTTTTTAGAGTTTAGTATCAGGCCTACATCCTTATCTTCAGTTCTCttcatatacaatatacagagGAAACTTATCACACACTCTGACATGCGCCGTGCAACCACAAACTCTGTTTGCCTTTGATAACTGAAAGGTTCCTCATACAGAGCTCTACTTACT
Protein-coding sequences here:
- the odad4 gene encoding outer dynein arm-docking complex subunit 4 isoform X1; this encodes MSDTDVDHDGQKPKGVFSTLMADGYWLYTKGKYKKAIQSFTTALTLKPDDKTCFVGRSKCYLKMGQSENALKDAEASLEEDKSFSEGLYQKAEALYYMGEFEFGLVFYHRGQKIRPQIQEFRLGIQKAQEAIENSVGSPSSVKLKIKGDLSFLKKDEERAPPLAAIQHLMRDKTLQTQKTPKSEKTTKQLLGEFYSDKKCLETLLKDEDLVKGKTKVGERLQDVIQGCLTYLDSCTEFQEKPICAREKERKVMQKRFSKPRRSAPCEPAQFLLKSLEDIDAELTSGNAEGSLKKAEEVMKVVQGWSEKEGPNKKEVFGSLHSCIGNALIELGDMDNALAHHQKDLELAKRCKLPEAMSRALDNIGRVYAQIGQFTQAIEFWEKKIPLVRGGLEKTWLFHELGWCYLELGRYEEARDYGVRSVDAADEIADEKWQINANVLVAQSELKLGNFESGVSHFERALTRARLQEDDSAMNVIQKALDEAKQHLPQ
- the odad4 gene encoding outer dynein arm-docking complex subunit 4 isoform X2; the protein is MFSLYVSGYTEINITAINKDNKAGHIKALTLKPDDKTCFVGRSKCYLKMGQSENALKDAEASLEEDKSFSEGLYQKAEALYYMGEFEFGLVFYHRGQKIRPQIQEFRLGIQKAQEAIENSVGSPSSVKLKIKGDLSFLKKDEERAPPLAAIQHLMRDKTLQTQKTPKSEKTTKQLLGEFYSDKKCLETLLKDEDLVKGKTKVGERLQDVIQGCLTYLDSCTEFQEKPICAREKERKVMQKRFSKPRRSAPCEPAQFLLKSLEDIDAELTSGNAEGSLKKAEEVMKVVQGWSEKEGPNKKEVFGSLHSCIGNALIELGDMDNALAHHQKDLELAKRCKLPEAMSRALDNIGRVYAQIGQFTQAIEFWEKKIPLVRGGLEKTWLFHELGWCYLELGRYEEARDYGVRSVDAADEIADEKWQINANVLVAQSELKLGNFESGVSHFERALTRARLQEDDSAMNVIQKALDEAKQHLPQ